One Eremothecium cymbalariae DBVPG#7215 chromosome 2, complete sequence DNA window includes the following coding sequences:
- a CDS encoding Zn(II)2Cys6 transcription factor domain-containing protein (similar to Ashbya gossypii AGL233C): MAESDNKVVKTRRKVSKSCVFCRKRRVKCDKARPKCSTCVSKGLPECVYLSEFTHDVNSRELFSSTPNVKLLRRIDELETELARMKSEMIPMFLHQNFASTHVDSLNKLSDFHLVIEKHGRTVFYGPTSYRTVVAALCPRFYHYSSTIWTKLRKARCNWKKANNYTSMTDSDMMDIPLLGGNVGTILDALKHSLPSYEVIRKALEFAFKSPFYRNFSFLDGEKVMRDFYTCFSKGPKNSISGQSPIISLIPVEKNNYYPVGVIVLIFSIVNYGQYPPPELELFLKYLSNSFSGKVFYVERVEFFLLRFFYRDLFSKSAGDCIHTVFFAHEAATTAIHMGFHKDIKDLYKNHPTYKDKVVYLENLWHWVLFIDIDVSLATGVPLYIAQNTVSLESISNPNTGNMYFLKKVIVKLRSVLIEIHSPIRTPDLKVLIEDIREFVRQKYKPLNFYLHRQNLNGQEYLELESLMLFMSTMFHMSMVNLIINNDFSPENFATIFQYILYTIKLTMVIIQRYFELDSIYYPQRIENAHHNPMMHLQLGICIMAKMCTRAIVEYYTLLFDCTMCVDASSQRTNTNDPVSSVFDLNIETLEVQNDHYISITAAAGEIRNLFEKFLGNMGPKLLEILKRKYPFMVLTSLEKICNAVLESAIESRNTVLADIKTKESLIFNTDGAEQTFVPPLVYKTAQPHLQLQPQQRQPDLQYQQHSKPQHPKSVLKQHQLQHHHPHHYHPQQLQQSQDQEEQKPQKIAHQSQRSSQQLLQQHQTQSQHKPQQESPPPQQQHQHPDNQKQINEPISQHYQQQPIDYFPAEQPHNMKQFMGTPPYVHPVIKQESVGVPLTPFSVQQPSQHAQLNPPDITIPSSTHYPPYVYSMPIYDQQLMKSMVDQFWANFDTGIDDWLTNSGGSFNHLSNLFRLGDSPDERDKLC; the protein is encoded by the coding sequence ATGGCAGAATCAGATAACAAAGTTGtgaaaacaagaagaaaagtaAGTAAGTCATGCGTATTTTGCAGGAAAAGAAGAGTGAAATGTGATAAGGCTAGACCTAAATGTTCTACCTGTGTTTCAAAGGGATTACCCGAATGTGTCTACCTTTCAGAATTCACTCATGATGTTAATTCTAGGGAACTTTTTAGTTCAACACCCAACGTAAAGTTGTTAAGACGAATCGACGAACTGGAAACGGAGCTGGCTCGAATGAAAAGCGAGATGATACCaatgtttcttcatcaaaattttgcATCTACCCATGTGGAttctttaaacaaattgtCTGACTTTCATTTAGTGATTGAAAAGCATGGTAGGACAGTTTTCTACGGCCCCACTTCGTATCGAACCGTTGTTGCCGCGTTATGTCCTCGCTTTTATCACTATTCCAGTACTATATGGACCAAACTAAGGAAAGCGAGGTGTAACTGGAAAAAGGCCAACAATTATACTTCTATGACTGACTCAGATATGATGGATATACCATTATTAGGAGGAAATGTAGGAACCATATTGGATGCTTTAAAACATAGTCTTCCAAGTTATGAGGTGATCAGAAAGGCTCTCGAGTTCGCCTTTAAATCCCCATTCTATCggaatttttcttttttagaTGGTGAGAAAGTAATGCGGGACTTCTATACATGCTTCAGTAAAGGTCCCAAGAATTCTATTTCTGGGCAATCACCAATTATCTCTTTGATTCCAGTTGAGAAAAACAACTATTACCCCGTTGGTGTTATCGTTTTAATCTTCTCTATTGTTAACTACGGGCAGTATCCACCTCCAGAATTagaattatttttaaagtaCCTCTCAAATTCATTTAGCGGTAAAGTGTTCTATGTTGAGAGAGTagaattctttttgttacGGTTCTTTTATAGGGACTTGTTTAGCAAGAGCGCTGGTGATTGTATTCACACAGTGTTCTTCGCTCATGAAGCTGCGACTACAGCTATACACATGGGTTTCCATAAAGATATCAAAGACCTTTACAAAAACCATCCAACCTATAAGGATAAAGTGGTTTACTTGGAAAATTTGTGGCACTGGGTCTTATTCATCGATATTGACGTTTCACTTGCAACGGGGGTTCCCTTGTATATTGCCCAAAATACTGTCTCTCTAGAATCTATTTCAAACCCGAACACAGGGAACATGTactttttgaagaaagttATAGTGAAACTCAGATCTGTGCTCATCGAAATCCATTCCCCGATTAGAACTCCGGATTTGAAGGTTTTGATCGAAGATATTCGAGAATTTGTCCGACAGAAATATAAGCCTTTGAATTTTTACTTACATCGTCAGAATTTAAATGGCCAGGAGTATTTGGAACTCGAATCTCTAATGCTTTTCATGTCAACAATGTTCCACATGAGTATGGTTAATTTGATaattaataatgattttTCGCCCGAAAACTTTGCCACAATCTTCCAATACATTCTCTATACCATAAAACTAACGATGGTTATCattcaaagatattttgaattggaCTCTATTTATTATCCACAGAGGATTGAGAATGCTCACCATAATCCAATGATGCACCTACAGCTGGGTATATGTATAATGGCCAAAATGTGTACCAGAGCAATTGTTGAGTATTATACGTTGTTGTTCGACTGTACGATGTGCGTCGATGCTAGTAGCCAAAGAACTAATACTAATGACCCTGTGTCGTCTGTATTTGACTTAAACATTGAAACTTTGGAAGTTCAAAACGATCATTACATTAGTATAACTGCAGCTGCAGGTGAGATACGCAActtgtttgaaaaatttctgGGAAATATGGGACCAAAATTACTAGAAAtcttaaaaagaaagtACCCTTTCATGGTGTTGACTTCACTGGAAAAGATATGTAATGCTGTTCTGGAAAGCGCTATCGAAAGCAGGAATACGGTGCTAGCTGATATAAAAACGAAGGAGTCACTCATATTTAATACTGACGGCGCAGAACAGACTTTCGTGCCACCTCTGGTTTACAAGACAGCGCAACCccatcttcaacttcaaccTCAACAACGACAACCagatcttcaatatcagCAGCACTCCAAACCTCAACATCCTAAGTCAGTTTTAAAGCAGCATCAGCTGCAGCATCACCATCCACATCATTACCATCCACAGCAACTACAACAATCTCAGGATCAGGAGGAGCAAAAACCGCAAAAAATAGCGCACCAATCTCAACGGTCATCACAACAACTACTGCAACAACATCAGACACAATCACAGCATAAACCGCAGCAAGAATCGCCACCACCgcagcaacaacaccaacaTCCTGATAATCAAAAACAGATAAACGAACCTATATCACAGCActatcaacaacaacctATTGATTATTTTCCAGCTGAACAACCTCATAACATGAAGCAGTTCATGGGCACTCCACCATATGTTCATCCAGTAATAAAGCAGGAATCAGTGGGCGTACCGCTCACACCTTTCTCTGTCCAACAACCATCTCAGCATGCACAGCTGAACCCACCTGATATAACCATTCCTTCATCGACACACTATCCTCCTTATGTGTATTCCATGCCCATTTATGATCAACAACTTATGAAGTCAATGGTAGATCAGTTTTGGGCTAACTTCGATACAGGTATCGATGATTGGTTAACAAACTCTGGCGGCTCCTTCAACCATTTATCCAATCTATTCAGACTAGGCGATTCTCCAGATGAAAGAGATAAATTATGTTAA
- the TUP1 gene encoding chromatin-silencing transcriptional regulator TUP1 (similar to Ashbya gossypii AGL234W), with protein MSSSVTASQAKVNELLEAIRQEFNNVSQEATTYRLQNQKDYDFKISQQLAEMQQIRNTVYELELTHRKMKDAYEEEINRLKLELEQRDRQLTQYAQGSSVPIPQPAAAAAAAAAAAAAAASPAPAVVGTTGATASNTLPSIGGGVAGSNVLPKSNTISSPQHHHAVPGSGLPPQSLGSAPMAPMGAHQHLPQPHAAVSLQPGQPTAVTVDAQQQQEQAPSSVVPHQDPSNDHYLVPYDQRSVHSKPIPSFLVDLDSQLVPAHLKRQTPEYYVLYNPALPRDLDVDLHHSLDHSSVVCCVRFSNDGEYLATGCNKTTQVYKVSTGELVARLSDDSVSGINNESSSVVAGNGATEKGDESSATIQPGSSSDLYIRSVCFSPDGKYLATGAEDKLIRIWDLSSKKILMTLQGHEQDIYSLDYFPAGDKLVSGSGDRTVRIWDLRTGQCSLTLSIEDGVTTVAVSPGDGKYIAAGSLDRTVRVWDSETGFLVERLDSENELSTGHKDSVYSVVFTRDGRSVVSGSLDRSVKLWDLRGLNGQKSHATCEVTYTGHKDFVLSVATTQDDEYILSGSKDRGVLFWDTASGNPLLMLQGHRNSVISVAVVNGFPLGPDIGVFATGSGDCKARIWKYTKKTSSSSTAGKVKEVKE; from the coding sequence ATGTCAAGTTCGGTGACAGCGTCGCAAGCCAAGGTTAATGAACTTTTGGAGGCTATTCGACAGGAGTTTAATAATGTGTCGCAAGAAGCAACCACTTATCGTCTACAGAATCAGAAGGACTATGATTTTAAGATTAGCCAGCAATTGGCTGAAATGCAACAAATTCGGAATACTGTGTATGAGTTGGAGCTAACTCATCGGAAAATGAAGGATGCTTATGAAGAAGAGATTAATCGTCTGAAGCTGGAATTAGAGCAGCGGGACCGTCAGTTGACGCAATATGCACAAGGTTCCTCTGTTCCAATTCCACaacctgctgctgcggctgctgctgctgctgccgcgGCAGCAGCCGCTGCTTCTCCAGCTCCTGCGGTAGTCGGCACGACTGGAGCTACTGCATCCAACACGCTACCTTCTATTGGGGGGGGTGTCGCTGGCTCTAACGTTTTACCCAAGTCGAACACCATTTCATCTCCACAACACCACCATGCTGTTCCAGGTAGTGGGCTGCCCCCACAGTCGTTAGGTTCTGCTCCAATGGCTCCTATGGGTGCCCATCAGCACTTACCACAACCCCATGCTGCAGTGTCATTGCAGCCTGGTCAGCCGACTGCCGTAACTGTGGATgcacaacagcagcaagaaCAGGCCCCCTCCTCTGTGGTTCCGCATCAGGACCCATCAAATGATCACTACTTAGTTCCTTACGATCAAAGGTCAGTTCATTCTAAGCCCATTCCAAGTTTTCTGGTAGACTTGGATTCTCAGCTCGTTCCCGCTCATTTGAAGAGGCAAACACCAGAGTACTACGTGTTATACAACCCGGCTTTACCACGTGATCTCGATGTTGATCTGCACCATTCTTTAGACCATTCCAGTGTCGTTTGCTGTGTTAGGTTTAGCAATGATGGTGAGTACTTGGCTACTGGCTGTAACAAAACTACTCAAGTCTACAAGGTCTCGACGGGTGAATTGGTAGCCAGACTTTCTGATGATTCTGTGAGTGGAATCAACAACGAGTCTTCTAGTGTGGTTGCTGGTAATGGTGCAACCGAAAAGGGTGACGAAAGTTCTGCTACTATTCAACCAGGCTCTTCCTCTGACTTGTATATTCGTTCCGTTTGCTTCTCCCCAGATGGAAAATACTTAGCTACTGGTGCGGAGGACAAATTGATTCGTATCTGGGACTTATCAAGTAAGAAGATCTTGATGACTCTACAAGGGCATGAACAGGATATCTACTCTTTAGATTATTTCCCTGCCGGTGATAAGTTGGTATCTGGCTCTGGTGACAGGACGGTTAGAATATGGGATCTCAGAACTGGTCAATGTTCTTTGACTCTATCCATTGAAGATGGTGTCACCACCGTCGCTGTATCTCCAGGAgatggaaaatatattgctgCAGGGTCCTTAGACCGCACTGTTCGCGTTTGGGACTCGGAAACTGGATTTCTGGTCGAAAGATTGGATTCCGAAAACGAATTGAGCACTGGTCATAAGGACTCCGTTTACAGTGTGGTATTTACTAGAGACGGACGAAGTGTGGTCAGTGGATCTTTGGACAGATCGGTAAAATTATGGGATTTACGTGGATTAAACGGTCAGAAATCTCACGCTACCTGCGAAGTTACTTATACAGGACATAAAGATTTTGTGCTTTCTGTTGCAACAACGCAAGATGACGAATACATACTTTCTGGTTCCAAAGATCGCGGTGTCTTGTTTTGGGATACTGCCTCTGGGAATCCATTGTTAATGTTGCAAGGACACCGCAACTCTGTTATCtctgttgctgttgtaaACGGATTTCCATTGGGCCCTGATATTGGCGTATTCGCTACTGGTAGTGGTGACTGTAAAGCAAGAATTTGGAAGTATACTAAGAAGACTAGTTCCTCCTCAACAGCAGGTAAAGTCAAAGAAGTTAAGGAATAA
- the CSM1 gene encoding Csm1p (similar to Ashbya gossypii AGL235C), producing MASMQESDMHEKDMAERLVAIDAMDPLSRYKHAVQQRLDNAELAVSKVVYENTLLSQQLSTKDQEIKRLREQVLELEEDGRQIDEKRRQLQEEADILKDLFEHLCGVRVHKSYEDETGLWFDTSQGSKNGVMDYKLGFVKNSETLDTEVVYIPLLKRRSVSELKHLQAQLPGYMFDTLSFPLKSLSQFYNKVSKCLNKGSSAVAT from the coding sequence ATGGCATCGATGCAGGAGTCAGATATGCACGAGAAGGACATGGCGGAGCGTTTGGTGGCGATAGACGCAATGGATCCTTTGAGTAGGTATAAGCATGCGGTGCAGCAAAGGTTGGATAATGCGGAGCTTGCGGTGAGCAAGGTGGTATACGAAAACACGTTGTTGAGCCAGCAGTTGAGTACGAAAGATCAAGAAATTAAGAGGTTGAGGGAGCAGGTGCTGGAGTTAGAGGAGGATGGGAGACAGATTGATGAAAAGAGGCGGCAGTTGCAGGAAGAGGCGGATATTCTTAAGGATTTGTTTGAACATTTGTGTGGGGTACGCGTGCACAAGTCGTATGAGGATGAGACTGGGTTGTGGTTTGATACGTCGCAAGGGAGTAAGAATGGAGTAATGGATTATAAGTTGGGTTTTGTGAAAAATTCAGAGACATTGGATACAGAAGTTGTCTACATTCCGTTGTTGAAACGCCGAAGCGTATCAGAATTAAAGCACTTGCAAGCACAGTTGCCCGGTTATATGTTTGATACATTGAGTTTTCCTTTGAAGTCCTTGAGTCAATTTTATAATAAGGTATCGAAGTGTCTAAATAAGGGTTCCAGTGCAGTGGCTACGTAA
- a CDS encoding uncharacterized protein (similar to Ashbya gossypii AGL236W) encodes MVTFNCEVCNATVPKKGTEKHYNRCREAYYTCIDCNTTFEDGVGYKMHTQCITEDEKYQKGLYKGKGKGKKAGKQKPVEVSDVVKHKPVEVKVKEKKTKISAGSKFELTPGQSLYKIMKTLKNKDDKKELLKKLEVTKDGHIVLKN; translated from the coding sequence ATGGTTACTTTTAATTGCGAAGTTTGTAATGCTACTGTACCAAAAAAGGGCACTGAAAAGCACTACAATCGTTGTCGAGAAGCCTACTACACATGTATCGATTGTAATACCACATTTGAGGACGGAGTTGGCTATAAGATGCATACACAATGTATAACAGAGGATGAAAAGTATCAAAAGGGATTATATAAGGGCAAGGGCAAGGGCAAGAAGGCAGGTAAACAGAAGCCAGTCGAAGTGAGCGATGTCGTTAAACACAAACCGGTGGAGGTAAAGgtaaaagaaaagaagaccAAAATCTCTGCTGGTAGCAAGTTCGAATTAACACCAGGACAATCTTTGTACAAGATTATGAAGACATTGAAAAACAAGGATGACAAAAAGGAactattaaaaaaactTGAAGTGACCAAAGATGGCCATATtgtattgaaaaattaa
- the ABP1 gene encoding Abp1p (similar to Ashbya gossypii AGL237C) has protein sequence MALEPVDVTTYSAEIEDAYLKVVKGADPETRWLILSPAEKKQYAPQYTGSKFSDFLAGFDDDKVQYGMARVSPPGSDVEKLLLVGWCPDSAPLKTRASFASNFGTIANQVLRGYHVQVTARDEDDLSERELLLKISNAAGARYSIQQKEVDRDPLPTKTTSAPKPQPAAFPKPGTAAKNVEMEKKVEPTKPSTAFSSVPVQKVDKDEDNDWHEPEIRERDFNEEPLKPNKSTWKPIGKVDLQAVISEEKAKPDPRLVSSVSLESSKKINASDDIANLKTESKQKRESEYNQILGTKSSMKTEQLEASSKGTTSPQKEVDNSDPVSVDNQESVSNLRGKLESISVDNEPVIIKPNKYTSSTVSEPVAAAPRGYKKVGRPLPGLHQNIDEQEKEEEEDGDDKKQEEESQPPAPPLAPRPVPQIPQSVESVEESESDEETEEEASEPVRASSQQPPPPPVRRVAEQVREPSAIAEYDYEAGEDNELTFKEGDRIIDIEFVDDDWWLGVLKNTGEKGLFPSNYVKLQQ, from the coding sequence ATGGCATTGGAACCAGTTGATGTTACTACCTACTCTGCGGAGATTGAAGATGCTTATTTAAAGGTTGTAAAGGGAGCTGATCCGGAAACTAGGTGGTTAATATTGTCTCCAGCTGAAAAGAAGCAATATGCTCCACAGTATACTGGTTCAAAATTCAGTGACTTTCTAGCCGGCTTCGATGACGATAAAGTGCAGTATGGTATGGCACGTGTATCTCCACCTGGCTCAGATGTAGAGAAGTTGCTTTTGGTTGGTTGGTGTCCCGATTCTGCTCCTTTGAAAACCAGGGCGTCATTTGCTTCGAACTTTGGCACCATAGCCAATCAGGTGTTAAGGGGCTATCATGTACAGGTCACAGCTCgagatgaagatgatttgAGTGAACGTGAgttattgttgaagatcAGTAACGCAGCTGGTGCACGATACTCAATTCAGCAGAAAGAGGTTGACAGAGATCCATTGCCAACAAAGACCACGTCAGCTCCTAAACCACAGCCTGCGGCTTTTCCTAAACCTGGGACTGCAGCAAAGAATGTTGAAATGGAGAAAAAAGTTGAGCCAACAAAACCTTCAACCGCCTTTTCCTCAGTTCCAGTTCAGAAAGTCGATAAGGATGAGGATAACGATTGGCATGAACCAGAAATTCGAGAACGTGATTTTAACGAGGAGCCACTGAAACCAAATAAGTCTACATGGAAGCCAATTGGCAAAGTTGATTTGCAAGCTGTTATTTCTGAGGAAAAGGCTAAGCCAGACCCGAGGTTGGTCAGTTCGGTGTCTCTAGAATCTTCTAAAAAGATCAATGCTTCTGATGATATTGCAAACCTGAAGACTGAATCCAAGCAGAAGCGTGAATCTGAATACAACCAGATTTTAGGAACGAAGTCTTCAATGAAGACAGAACAGCTAGAGGCTTCTAGTAAAGGTACGACTTCTCCTCAGAAAGAGGTGGATAATTCAGATCCAGTATCAGTTGATAATCAAGAATCTGTTAGCAACCTAAGAGGAAAGTTGGAAAGTATATCCGTAGATAACGAACCTGTGATTATCAAACCAAACAAATATACTTCCTCTACAGTATCAGAACCTGTAGCTGCTGCACCAAGGGGCTATAAAAAAGTTGGTAGGCCCTTACCAGGGTTGCATCAAAACATTGACGAGCaggagaaagaagaagaagaagatggtgatgaCAAGAAGCAAGAAGAGGAATCACAGCCTCCCGCACCTCCATTGGCCCCAAGACCTGTGCCACAAATACCACAGTCTGTGGAGTCTGTCGAAGAATCAGAatcagatgaagaaacagaagaagAGGCTTCAGAGCCTGTGAGAGCTTCGTCGCAACAACCACCTCCACCTCCTGTAAGAAGAGTTGCTGAACAAGTTCGCGAGCCATCTGCAATTGCAGAATATGATTATGAAGCGGGCGAGGACAATGAGTTAACCTTCAAAGAAGGCGATAGAATTATTGATATAGAATTTGTCGACGACGACTGGTGGTTAGGTGTGTTGAAAAATACAGGCGAAAAAGGCTTGTTCCCAAGCAATTACGTCAAATTACAGCAATAA
- a CDS encoding uncharacterized protein (similar to Ashbya gossypii AGL238W), translating into MLYLFVTAVLSENIKCFYPTDNEQQPAEYTFQIVCTSCRETHDSPVRINRFEKHVMPGSRGEASFLMKCRFCNKECSINLERTEEDLYNVANESNVDVIKRSIAARKKRGLKNFDSNSAVWLALDCRGCDVLSYIAADTKFSVELVSGKVMECVFDEGENEWYDYDDDAGEEVSITDLKLDIFKGK; encoded by the coding sequence ATGCTTTATTTATTTGTGACTGCTGTATTATCAGAGAATATAAAGTGCTTTTATCCTACGGACAATGAGCAACAGCCTGCAGAGtatacttttcaaatagTTTGTACAAGCTGTAGGGAAACACACGATTCTCCAGTAAGGATCAACAGGTTTGAAAAGCATGTAATGCCTGGAAGTAGGGGTGAAGCATCATTTCTAATGAAATGCAGATTCTGCAATAAGGAATGTTCTATTAATCTTGAAAGAACTGAAGAAGATCTTTATAATGTAGCTAATGAGTCTAACGTTGATGTGATAAAAAGGTCTATAGCTGCTAGAAAAAAGCGAGGCCTTAAGAACTTTGATTCAAATAGTGCAGTTTGGCTAGCATTGGATTGTAGAGGCTGTGATGTTTTAAGTTACATCGCAGCAGACACTAAGTTTTCAGTGGAATTGGTATCTGGCAAAGTAATGGAATGTGTGTTTGATGAAGGTGAAAATGAGTGGTATGACTATGACGATGATGCAGGCGAAGAAGTGTCAATTACTGATCTAAAGttagatatatttaagGGTAAGTAA
- the PET494 gene encoding Pet494p (similar to Ashbya gossypii AGL239C) — protein MFCQKKCCSGGIRNIGSIYWRRLFHRSSVRWELKRLSSHHRLIGKTLWRYFNAPGNVLFVTTNMLTLTTLYTYSIFSSYSRRSYVLDSLQHGFPIERDVGINVGTEEMINEMFDNEIREPSNGEEEEIPKIDNEYGCAEEEPVCIDEHEMPDPCLIYTEPEVSEHMEPVTPHSRFAKMSLFYLFYSYHLFKDIRRQVDGSKSTPAEQNDSYWHEQNLQNRSEDVYNSANKSSHAEDYIENDSPLQFYDIWLTEFKQSFKNLSKSRQFHLLISKDFPNELSSFFRTLDANPMNSFADFFQIYQSSTSIEDKILLSSWFFDYGHHLSKSNCVNTEKLYCTLFDKNFNDEDFEKYASIIFRPDDPHRKLFFGSKPYFGLQTASLESILQVLKTALKSNDPHKNDYIIKLMSLLRKHCYYNVSSNSVRILLPNSAHEEKISMSLCEQRRKESYQYIAKDPTALRLLSHITKGGMRQSQRDEDGEKMSITKN, from the coding sequence ATGTTTTGTCAAAAAAAGTGTTGCTCTGGTGGAATTCGAAATATTGGCTCAATTTACTGGAGAAGACTATTTCACAGAAGCTCCGTACGGTGGGAATTAAAACGTCTCTCATCACATCATAGACTTATAGGGAAAACTCTTTGGAGATATTTTAATGCGCCTGGTAATGTCCTGTTTGTGACTACTAATATGCTGACTTTAACTACGTTATACacatattcaatattttccagTTATTCAAGGCGAAGTTATGTTCTAGATTCATTACAACATGGATTTCCAATTGAACGAGATGTTGGGATTAATGTAGGAACAGAAGAAATGATAAATGAAATGTTTGATAATGAGATTCGAGAGCCATCTAAtggtgaagaagaagagattCCAAAAATAGATAATGAATATGGTTGTGCTGAAGAGGAGCCAGTATGCATAGACGAACATGAAATGCCAGATCCATGCCTTATATATACTGAACCTGAAGTTTCCGAGCATATGGAACCTGTGACGCCACACTCACGTTTTGCCAAGATGTCACTGTTTTATCTATTTTATTCATATCATCTTTTCAAGGATATTCGAAGGCAAGTGGATGGTAGCAAGTCAACTCCTGCAGAGCAGAACGATAGCTATTGGCACGAACAAAATTTACAGAACAGGTCTGAAGATGTTTATAATTCGGCAAATAAGTCCAGTCATGCAGAAGATTATATCGAGAACGATTCACCCTTGCAGTTCTACGATATATGGTTAACCGAATTTAAGCAGTCGTTCAAAAATTTAAGCAAATCACGACAATTCCATCTGcttatttcaaaagattttcCTAATGAGTTGTCAAGTTTCTTTAGAACATTAGATGCAAATCCCATGAACAGTTTTGCagatttttttcaaatatatcagtCGAGCACAAGTATCGAGGATAAGATACTGTTATCCTCATGGTTTTTTGATTACGGTCATCACCTTAGCAAATCAAACTGTGTCAATACAGAAAAGCTGTATTGTACTCTATTTGACAAGAACTTTAACGATGAAGACTTCGAAAAGTATGCATCCATTATATTCAGACCTGATGATCCCCATAGAAAACTTTTCTTCGGGAGTAAACCGTATTTTGGCCTCCAGACAGCATCCTTGGAGTCCATACTCCAAGTTCTTAAAACTGCTTTGAAAAGTAATGATCCACATAAGAATGACTATATCATTAAGTTAATGTCACTGTTGAGAAAACACTGTTATTATAATGTCAGTTCGAATTCAGTAAGGATCCTTTTACCCAATTCAGCACATGAAGAGAAAATCAGCATGTCTCTTTGTGAACAGCGCCGGAAAGAGTCCTACCAATATATAGCAAAAGATCCAACAGCATTGAGACTTTTATCCCATATTACCAAGGGGGGAATGAGACAAAGTCAGAGagatgaagatggtgaGAAAATGtcaataacaaaaaattaa